The genomic interval agattttctaattttataaagtttacTAAGTAATGTAAATaatgtaattaaatattatcgagttaaaaaattatatcataagAGCCATGAAATGATGAACTTCCTTATCAGTTCAGTCAGCGTACATGTAAAAGTCAAGAACAATGTTGTGCCAAGCAAACAGAACTCTGATTTATCCTCCTAGAATAGTTTATATATTAAGAGTAGTAGATTTCATGAAAAtgatgaataaatatattcgAACTATATGAAGTTAGGAcagaaatattaaaatttgataaagtaaatggcatactattattttatgcggtaaaatattatattttaggacgggaGGAGTAGCTAACTAGATAATAATTTATCTATCagtacaaaacaaaatcattaGAATATCCTTTACCAACCTTCTAATGTGAATAATTTATCCTAaaacaaacttattttagaataaataaaaaatatataactttatatatattttttgaacggAAGCCCACGCGGCAATAGCAACaccctcctcgtcctcgtccccGAGGCGAGAGAGAATCCCACCCAACCCATTCTCTCTCTTACCTAAGCCGAGCcgccaccccaccccacccggCCGGCCCCCTCCCCCCTCATCTCTCCCGCTAAATACAGCACGCACCACCAAACCAACGCCCCCGCGCGCCCAAGCCCGACCCCGTCCCGCCCTTTTCCCGCTTGCACACggccaccgcgcgcgcgcgctcggcTCGGCTCTCCATCATTCCCGCGGTTCTTCTttccacccccccccccccactgcgccgccgcgtgcgtgcgtgctgcTTGCGAGCGGGGCGAGTTAAGGGGTTTTTGGGCCATGGGGAAGTACATGCGCAAGGGGAAGGTGTCCGGGGAGGTGGCCGTCATGGAGGTGGGCGGGGCGCTGCTCGGCGTCCGGACGCGGTCCCGCACTCTGGCGATGCAGCggacgacgtcggcggcggcggctgcgcagAAGCCGCCGGAGAAGGGGGAGGGGGAccccggggcggcggcggagtacCTCGAGCTcaggagccggaggctcgaGAAGCTGCACACGCCGCCGGCCAAGGAGAAGGAGGCAAcgaggagcgccgccgcgaggaTGCCGCCGGTGCCGGGGCCCGAGGAGTTCGAGGCCGAGGTCGAGGTCTCCTTCGGCGACAACGTGCTCGACCTGGACGCCATGGAAAGGTAAAGAGATTTGTTTCTCCCCCCACCTCTCCCGTTCCGTTCGGTTCGTAGCTGTTCTCGGATTCCGTTCTTGTGCTGCGTGGCGCCCGCGTGGTTTgggggtttagggtttatcGTTTACCTTGCACCTCcaacctaaaaaaaatacttcctTTAATCTTATCATTTCTAGCCTACGCTGCGCCGTTTTGATTCTTTATGCGCAATTTGTGACGCCGTATCATGTATTTAGACCTGGTTCTTTCCACCAACTGCAAATTTCGAGTCGAGTGGTGCGACCGTCAATTGCTTTCCTCTTTTGCTTCATTTCTTCGTATTAGCATTAGTTTGGTTTTCTGCTGCGAAATCTTGGTGCCCTAAGAAGTACTACTTGGTGTGTCTGATGCTAGGTATTAGTGAAATTACTCTGAAGATGTAACATGTGTTGCAATAGCTCGAGAGCCAGACTTCGTTGCAGCGAGTAGTACGCTCCATCCAAGAACCATGTGTGATGTGCAATAAGGTGCACTTCAAATGCTTGCTTGCGCAGGGGCATTCGAGCGGCCAATTGAAACGCTGTTGGCCTTAATGATGGCTCTCTTATTAGTGGAGTCTCCTCTTCTCCAGTGGCCGTGACCTCGTCTTTTTCCATAGTGGAAGGGGAAAGTTGCCTCCTTTCCCCTTTCTCCTATAGCCGAGCTTTGTTTTTTGCACTGGTCTATCTAGTTGGGCCTTGGTtggtgttggtggtggtggggttAGCAGGGACCTCACCTCAGCTCCCAATCGTTTAGCTATCGAGAGGCTCATCTTCCCTTTTGCAAGAAATTTCAATCGCCCCATCCCCAAAGGCACCACAGCTGTCGCAATCGAGATCCCATTTCTTGTGTGGCTGCTCACTTGCTAGTTGCTATGGCCATGTGTCTCTGAGAGAAGGCAAGTAAAATGACCATGGCATCCGCGGGCTGCTCATCATTAGCCATGTACCGGAGGAGTATCATCAACATTGAATGCTTCCGTTTTGTTGGCTACATGTGATCACTAGACCTTGAATGGACCAGCACTCTTGAAATGTTGAGGTGAAATGGAGCTCCATCCTCGCCAACAACCGGAAATCTTGATCTTTAGCTCAGCACTTTTATTCCTcgcaaaaacaagaaaaaggaaCACGGCTTTACTGGTAGTTGCAGGTTAATCCGGTGCTCAAGCTTACCTGTTTCTTTTGAGACATTTTCAGTGTGACGGAGCTCTCTTAACTAGCTTAGTCGTATATTCTTGTTATGTGCTATGTGGTCCTTCTTGGCCGGCATATACATGTTGAAAACGCTATTTACTTCCCTTGGCTCTGTTAGGCCCAGTGGTTGTTTGTCCGTAGTTTGtgtaaatcactaagaatcaAGTACTACCTCATGTGGGGGCATTCTCCAGCACGAGACAAGAGCTTGATATATGAGAAATGAGCTACTAGTATTGATTAATTGTCCCCTGTTGCCTTCTCAGTTCACCAATACAGCTCGCATTTTTGAAGTGCCACGTTTCAAGATCCGAAGCACTTGGTATAGTGAATTAGGGATGATGGCTGAAATCTACTGTCGTCCAAAGCTGAATGTTGATTAGTTGTGTCTATAAACCCTCCTTCAGGTGCAGGCCAGCATCTGTGCTTAATTGTTCTATTCATTGCTAGTGGGTACCCTGGGATTTGAAATGTTGGCCTTCGGTGCAGCTTCTTTATGTTTGGGGTTTGTCCTATCCAGCTGACTAAGTTAGCATTTTCTTGTTAGCCTTCGGTCAATTTCCTTAATTTGTAGGTtctgttttggtttttaaaccATCTtaacaagaatgaaaaaaaaatactttgagATCCAGCACATTCCTGGCTCTCTTTTTGAGCTGTTTTTCATATTCTGCTGTTGCTTGCAGAAGTACCAGGGAGACGACGCCTTGCAGTTTAATCAAGAGCTCAGAAACGATAAGCACCCCTGGTTCCACAACTAGAACCAACAGCTCAATGAGTTCCCGACGTAGAATGGAGGCATCCGTTTGTCGTCGTTATATTCCAAGTTCTGTTGAGATGGAGGAGTTCTTCGCAGCTGCTGAACAACAGCAACATCAGGCTTTCAGAGAGAAGTATGGACTTGTTCCTTTGTCCACTTAcacaaaatatgtttttattttttgttatatacTACCAATATGCGTATTATGATAATGGAATATGAATGCTAACAACAAATTTGTTCTGTTCTAATCAGGTATAACTTTTGTCCTTTGAACGACTGCCCACTTCCTGGACGGTACCAATGGGCAAGGCTAGACTGCTAGATTTTCATCTTGAGAGCTCCATTGAGCTCTCTACACAATTGACTAGCACCATGGCAAGAGGCACAATGCAATTCCTTTAGGTTTCTTCTCTGTTGTAAAAAATTAGAGTTAGTCAGTAGCTCAATGATCTTGTGTAACAAGCATAAGTGACAGTGAGTTACACATCCTGATCCCAACATGTAACCGTTAACTGCTCATTCTGTAACGAACCACCTCATGTAGACCTAGCTTTATTATCTGTCCCCAGTCGTTGATTTAATGAATTTAGTTAGAATTTCTCTAGCAGTGCCCTTGTTTTTTCTACTGAAGACAGTATTGCAGACTTATCAGCATCCCTAACTGAAGATAGTATTACAGTTAGGGATGCAGCTATCAAGATGCAATTTTGCAATACTGCACCTGAAGTGAGATACTGTGATTTGTCTATCGGAAATGTTTATTCGATTCTTAAAAGCTGATTACTGACTTACCCTATCGAGTTCTCTTGCTTGAATTGCTGGTGTCTAACAGAGGAACTGCTTATTTTCAGTATTTGCGCTCTCCTACTCTCCTAGTGTGTGATGGGTGTAATTCATGGCTGCTATTGTGCATGGTACTCTAATTAAACTTGTATGtccatatttttagtaatctaaaagttaaggatgaaaagtaaaatatggtgaaaaaaaccctaaaatcaactataaagttaagatttaaaatttaaaatttggtttacaAGTATAATCAGAAACTAAAAGATTGGGCGACTGGATGATGGTCTTGTGTGAGCAACCAATGTCTGACCGTGCGATGAATCATTCTATCTTTACTTCTTTACTCCGCAGGTAAACTATTAAAAGTTCATCTTTTTAGTCAACTAGTATGTCAGTTCAATTGCAACGACGCAGTCTGCTTCTTTTACGTGGTTTTGGGGTCCCTTCCCTCACGGCCAATGTCCATTTATCTTCCCTTTTCTCCTTTTGCTCTTGTTTAAAACCAAAGTGCAGGCAGCATTGCAGCCAAAGCTGCCTGGAATTGCTGGTTGTTGCTAGCAATTTGTTCTGTCTGGTTTCATACTTTACTTAATTACAGTATAATGGCTTTGCAAATCTTCTCTGTGATGGATTTGCAAGACGGTGTCCATGGCGTCAAAAGCTGCGCAAGTTTCCATGAACATCGATAACGATAAAAGTATCCAAGGTGCAGGCACATGTGCTACCTTTTGTTTATTCCGGTATGTGTATACCTGATGAAGGTGGCAAAATCTCACAGGTCATGGGCTCATCTGGTGTCTACTCTCATAGTCTCATCTACCCTTTCTTCAGTGATAAAAGTTGCTACTATGATTTGAAATGAGGTTCCAAAATCTGGAACCGAATACAAACTTTTATCTTATGTAATTTAACTCATATACTAGCAAGTTTGACGTAGTAATCAGAATGCCTTTACGAAAGCACACGGCTTTTCATGGTTTAATATGTGTTCGTGTACGCGGCGACATCTGATAATGAAAGATGCAACCCAGCCTAACTGAATCCGAAACTGCTGCAAGATGGAAAGATTTAAGCcaatacattttcttttttactacCACCACTAGCTGTTTCATCAGGCAAGCTGGTACTGCAAGAACAAACAATTCAGCCATGCCATTTGGATTTTGTATGCAACAGGCATAAAATCCTGTTCTTATCGTTATCCTAACAGTCCCTTTAGATATTGATCTGCTGTGCCAATCCAAGTATGGGAGTACGTAAGCATATGATGAGACAGTTCACAGCTGGAGCTGCTCCCCCTTTGGATGCCAAGCGGGTGCACTGGGGCTAATCATTAACGacaagcagcagcaccaccaccagtgGAGTTGAGGCTCTTCCATGGTCTTTGCACAGCATTCAGATTTCAGGCATTGTTAAAAGGAGCTCACTGATGTACTGAAGACATCCTTAATTCGTTCCTGATCACTGCAGCTTTGTTAAATTCTGATCATAAGATTCTACTTTAGCGAGTAGAGTACCTTTCAAAAAAGTTTGCAGTGCTACTGAAATGTTAACGCTTTGCTCCAACAGATTCAGAAGAGCATTGGTGAATGGTGAGTTCTTTTTGACAGTAGATTTGGAACCCTTCCTTTCTCAGCTTCAAGAAC from Oryza brachyantha chromosome 3, ObraRS2, whole genome shotgun sequence carries:
- the LOC102716661 gene encoding cyclin-dependent kinase inhibitor 5-like, which gives rise to MGKYMRKGKVSGEVAVMEVGGALLGVRTRSRTLAMQRTTSAAAAAQKPPEKGEGDPGAAAEYLELRSRRLEKLHTPPAKEKEATRSAAARMPPVPGPEEFEAEVEVSFGDNVLDLDAMERSTRETTPCSLIKSSETISTPGSTTRTNSSMSSRRRMEASVCRRYIPSSVEMEEFFAAAEQQQHQAFREKYNFCPLNDCPLPGRYQWARLDC